Proteins from one Chitinophaga oryzae genomic window:
- a CDS encoding rubredoxin has translation MARQTHTIQVNFRGGIIPPGMLLELLDIAAAATVTHVRFGLRQQLLLDVPDKQLAAFNAACNDRQIVLSEHPNILSAYPAAGIFLHDTWLVEGIYKDVFNQFDYSPTLKINICDSKQTFVPLFTGHINWVSSGAVHYWHLYLRLPGSQELFLWPELIYTNSIAAVSKAAETLLRRGQSPAAVFADIKAQLPYLFREKDGEPELPAFHLPYYEGFNKYENSYWLGIYRRDEAFPVPFLKEVCRLCMETRTGQLYSTPWKSLVIKNIDPGHRYLWDYLLGKYGINVRHAANELNWQVEDNGEDGLILKRHIIRHFDVADVRTYGLCFSIRTQEQTSLFGNIVIRRRASRHGSKLKYMQRYDILYTAGFNANSSSLIPYREDVSKEQLGPYVTSLCRLFYEQRSETDMLQHFVKAQELPVAPAGSGKKVHQCVACLTVYDEAVGDEEQQVPSGTPFAELPDSYCCSVCEADKDTFREVPAIV, from the coding sequence ATGGCCAGACAAACACATACCATACAAGTTAATTTCAGGGGCGGCATTATTCCTCCGGGAATGCTGCTGGAGCTGTTGGACATTGCAGCAGCTGCAACGGTCACGCATGTACGCTTCGGGCTGCGGCAGCAGTTGTTGCTCGATGTGCCCGACAAACAGCTGGCTGCTTTTAATGCCGCTTGTAATGACCGGCAGATAGTGCTTTCGGAGCATCCCAATATTCTGAGCGCTTACCCCGCGGCAGGTATTTTTTTGCATGATACCTGGCTGGTAGAAGGTATATATAAAGACGTCTTCAATCAGTTTGATTATTCGCCGACATTAAAAATAAATATCTGCGACAGCAAGCAGACATTTGTCCCCCTTTTTACGGGGCATATCAACTGGGTGTCTTCCGGCGCCGTTCACTACTGGCATTTGTACCTTCGTTTGCCGGGGAGCCAGGAACTTTTTCTTTGGCCGGAGCTGATTTATACCAACAGCATTGCAGCAGTTAGCAAAGCGGCAGAAACATTGTTGCGACGGGGGCAGTCGCCTGCTGCTGTGTTTGCGGATATTAAAGCGCAGCTGCCCTATCTTTTCCGGGAAAAGGACGGAGAGCCGGAGCTGCCGGCTTTTCATCTGCCTTACTACGAAGGCTTTAATAAGTATGAAAACAGCTACTGGCTGGGCATCTACCGGAGGGACGAAGCTTTTCCTGTTCCTTTTTTAAAGGAGGTGTGCCGGTTGTGTATGGAAACCCGTACGGGGCAGTTGTACAGTACTCCCTGGAAATCGCTGGTGATCAAAAATATTGATCCCGGGCACCGGTATCTCTGGGATTATTTGCTGGGGAAGTACGGTATTAATGTGCGCCATGCCGCTAACGAGTTAAACTGGCAGGTGGAGGACAACGGCGAAGACGGGCTGATACTAAAACGTCATATCATCCGTCATTTTGATGTGGCGGATGTGCGTACCTACGGGCTGTGTTTCAGTATCCGGACACAGGAGCAGACGAGCCTGTTCGGTAATATCGTGATCCGGAGGAGGGCCAGCCGCCATGGCAGTAAGCTGAAATATATGCAGCGTTACGACATCCTGTATACCGCGGGGTTTAACGCTAATTCTTCTTCGCTGATACCTTACCGCGAAGATGTGTCCAAAGAACAGCTGGGACCTTATGTGACGTCGCTGTGCAGGTTGTTTTACGAACAGCGAAGCGAGACGGACATGCTGCAGCATTTCGTGAAAGCGCAGGAGTTGCCGGTGGCGCCTGCCGGCAGCGGTAAGAAGGTGCATCAGTGCGTGGCCTGTCTGACGGTCTACGATGAAGCGGTGGGCGACGAAGAACAGCAGGTGCCGTCGGGGACGCCCTTTGCGGAGTTGCCGGACAGTTATTGTTGTTCGGTGTGCGAGGCAGACAAGGACACCTTCCGGGAAGTTCCGGCGATCGTATAA
- a CDS encoding nitrate reductase has product MQSPLKTTCCYCGVGCGILVHKDRQGKLQVEGDPDHPVNKGMLCSKGMNLHYTVMDTSDRLLYPEMRYHRNLPRQRVSWDQALERTAAVFASVIQKHGPDAVAFYASGQCLTEEYYVVNKLIKGFIGSNNIDTNSRLCMSSAVAAYKMALGEDAVPGTYDDIEKADCILVAGANPAWCHPILWRRVEAARAANPRLKIIVSDPRVTQSCSIADLHLQINPGTDIVLHHAIGRALIENGDVDARFIAAHTEGYQQYEAAVMQRSIAEAAAICGIEVSALYEAADWIGKAGGFMSLWTMGLNQSAAGTHKNLSLINLHLVTGHIGKPGSGPFSLTGQPNAMGGREVGGLSNLLPAHRLLSDPAHRREVQQFWGGTEISARPGLTATEMFDALHDGRLKAIWIMCTNPLVSQPDVRFAEAALQKAKYVVVQEISSRPETLHYADVVLPAAAWTEKEGTMTNAERRISYLGKITDAPGEALPDAEIICRFAQKMGYKGFDYASMEDIYKEHVQLTAGTNIDISGLNYDILKAQRSVQWPYYKGKGTPRLFTDHRFYTGEGRAVIHSFGDDHRSEPLTPEWPLILTTGRIRDQWHTMSKTGKVNKLKQHIDSAFLEIHHEDAAERNIADGDMVTVTNQRGEVRVKARCCDTIKKGVVFLPMHWGKILNNDLHRANNLTSKRLDPVSKQPDFKFAAVQVARYNKPVQKIVIVGAGAAACGFVKTFREMNTRDELVVFGKEDQPFYNRVMLPDYISGTQSWKQLVKMTHSEEKATGITLHRGVSIVHIDRSLKTVTDSNGNTHTYDVLILATGSRAATLRNVPALDGIFTMRTRHDADTFKAHVRPQKGKVMIIGGGLLGIELAASLKEMQIDVGLLQRTSRLMDRQLDTLGGQLLYQELTDRGIEIYYNDEVDRFSGQGQLEGIHLKSGRYIACQAVVMSIGTAPNIELAQAIQLPCDRGVIVNEYLQTADPDIFAMGEIASFKGMLYGITAAAEQQAAVVARYLNGDIGSYYQGSLSMNILKMHGADFCSLGMVETPDDPAYEEVVFIDKAKRYYKKCIIHQDRLVGAILIGDKSEFPEFRDLIQQRMELSDKRLELLRSGKKGAPVIGRLVCSCGNVGEGNIQEKIAAGCHQLQPLCQASGAGMGCGSCRSEVKAILEKSLAVPVSMPA; this is encoded by the coding sequence ATGCAGTCCCCTCTTAAAACGACCTGTTGTTATTGCGGCGTAGGATGCGGCATACTGGTACACAAAGACCGGCAGGGAAAGCTGCAGGTGGAAGGTGATCCGGACCACCCGGTGAACAAAGGCATGCTTTGTTCCAAGGGAATGAACCTGCATTATACGGTGATGGATACGTCGGACAGGCTGCTGTATCCTGAAATGCGGTACCACCGTAACCTGCCGCGGCAAAGGGTGAGCTGGGACCAGGCGCTGGAAAGGACCGCTGCGGTCTTTGCGTCCGTCATACAGAAACATGGACCGGATGCAGTGGCGTTCTACGCCTCGGGGCAATGTCTCACCGAAGAGTATTATGTTGTCAACAAACTGATCAAAGGATTTATCGGTAGCAATAACATCGATACCAATTCCCGGCTGTGTATGAGCAGTGCGGTGGCGGCGTATAAAATGGCGCTGGGGGAAGATGCGGTGCCCGGTACTTACGACGATATAGAAAAAGCAGACTGTATTTTGGTGGCCGGCGCCAACCCGGCCTGGTGCCATCCCATCCTCTGGCGGCGTGTGGAAGCCGCCAGGGCCGCCAACCCACGGCTGAAGATCATTGTCAGCGACCCGCGTGTAACGCAGAGTTGCAGCATCGCAGACCTTCATCTCCAAATCAACCCCGGAACGGATATCGTGCTGCATCATGCCATCGGCAGGGCGCTGATAGAAAATGGCGATGTGGATGCACGGTTTATAGCGGCGCATACAGAAGGCTACCAGCAATACGAGGCTGCCGTGATGCAGCGTAGCATCGCGGAAGCCGCCGCTATTTGCGGCATTGAAGTAAGCGCACTGTATGAAGCGGCCGACTGGATCGGTAAAGCGGGCGGCTTCATGTCGCTGTGGACGATGGGCCTGAACCAGAGCGCCGCCGGTACCCATAAAAACCTTAGCCTGATTAACCTGCACCTGGTCACAGGGCATATCGGAAAGCCGGGCAGCGGCCCTTTTTCGCTGACAGGCCAGCCCAACGCGATGGGCGGCCGGGAAGTAGGCGGGCTGTCCAACCTGTTGCCGGCGCACCGGCTGCTGAGTGATCCGGCGCATCGCCGGGAAGTGCAGCAGTTCTGGGGCGGAACAGAGATCTCCGCCAGGCCGGGCCTCACCGCCACGGAGATGTTCGATGCGTTGCATGACGGCCGGCTGAAAGCCATCTGGATCATGTGTACCAACCCGTTGGTCAGCCAACCCGATGTGCGTTTCGCAGAGGCGGCGCTGCAAAAAGCGAAGTATGTAGTCGTGCAGGAAATCTCCTCGCGGCCGGAAACGCTGCATTATGCCGATGTGGTGTTGCCCGCCGCCGCCTGGACGGAAAAAGAAGGCACGATGACCAATGCCGAGCGCCGTATCAGTTACCTCGGAAAGATCACCGATGCGCCGGGAGAAGCGCTCCCCGATGCGGAAATTATTTGCCGCTTCGCGCAGAAGATGGGCTATAAAGGATTTGACTATGCTTCCATGGAAGATATCTACAAGGAGCATGTGCAGCTGACGGCCGGTACCAACATCGACATCAGCGGACTGAATTATGATATACTGAAAGCGCAACGCAGCGTGCAGTGGCCCTATTACAAAGGAAAAGGGACGCCAAGGCTTTTTACCGACCACCGTTTTTATACCGGCGAAGGCAGGGCGGTGATACACAGTTTTGGCGACGATCACCGCTCGGAACCGCTCACGCCGGAGTGGCCGCTCATCCTCACCACGGGGCGTATCCGCGATCAATGGCATACGATGAGCAAAACCGGCAAGGTGAACAAGCTGAAGCAGCATATCGACAGCGCATTCCTGGAGATACACCACGAGGATGCCGCCGAGCGGAATATCGCCGACGGTGACATGGTAACGGTAACGAATCAACGGGGCGAGGTGCGGGTAAAAGCGCGTTGCTGTGATACCATCAAAAAAGGAGTGGTGTTTCTGCCCATGCATTGGGGTAAAATACTGAACAACGATCTGCATCGGGCCAATAACCTCACCAGCAAGCGGCTGGACCCTGTTTCCAAACAGCCGGATTTTAAATTCGCCGCAGTGCAGGTAGCGCGTTACAACAAGCCGGTGCAGAAGATCGTGATCGTGGGCGCCGGCGCTGCTGCATGCGGCTTTGTGAAAACCTTCCGGGAAATGAATACCCGCGATGAGCTGGTGGTTTTCGGCAAAGAAGACCAGCCGTTTTATAACAGGGTGATGCTGCCTGATTATATCAGCGGCACACAGTCATGGAAGCAGCTGGTGAAAATGACGCACAGCGAAGAAAAAGCAACCGGCATTACCTTACATAGGGGCGTCAGTATCGTGCATATCGACCGTTCCCTGAAGACGGTGACGGACAGTAATGGTAACACTCATACGTACGATGTGCTGATACTGGCCACCGGCAGCCGTGCCGCCACTTTAAGGAATGTGCCTGCGCTGGACGGTATCTTCACTATGCGCACCCGCCACGACGCAGACACTTTTAAAGCGCATGTCCGTCCGCAGAAAGGAAAGGTCATGATCATCGGTGGGGGGCTGCTGGGGATTGAACTGGCGGCGTCCCTGAAAGAGATGCAGATAGATGTGGGCCTGTTACAGCGCACCTCGCGGCTGATGGACCGGCAGCTGGACACGCTCGGCGGCCAGCTGTTGTACCAGGAGCTGACAGACCGCGGCATAGAGATCTATTACAATGATGAAGTGGACCGGTTCTCCGGGCAGGGCCAGCTGGAAGGCATCCACCTGAAAAGCGGGCGGTATATCGCCTGCCAGGCCGTGGTGATGTCCATCGGTACGGCGCCTAATATCGAGCTGGCGCAAGCCATACAGCTGCCCTGTGATCGTGGCGTCATCGTCAATGAATACCTGCAGACGGCTGACCCGGATATCTTCGCCATGGGTGAAATAGCTTCGTTTAAAGGGATGTTGTACGGCATCACGGCGGCGGCAGAGCAGCAGGCCGCAGTGGTGGCGCGCTACCTGAACGGAGACATCGGAAGTTATTACCAGGGTTCACTGTCGATGAACATCCTCAAAATGCACGGCGCCGATTTCTGTTCGCTGGGGATGGTGGAAACGCCCGACGATCCGGCTTATGAGGAAGTGGTTTTTATCGATAAAGCCAAAAGGTATTACAAAAAATGTATTATTCACCAGGACCGCCTCGTGGGGGCTATCCTGATCGGCGATAAGTCCGAATTCCCGGAGTTCCGCGACCTGATACAGCAACGCATGGAACTGTCGGACAAGCGGCTGGAGTTGTTGCGTTCCGGGAAAAAGGGAGCGCCTGTGATTGGCCGGCTGGTCTGTTCCTGCGGCAATGTGGGGGAGGGGAATATACAGGAAAAAATAGCGGCAGGCTGTCATCAGCTGCAACCGTTGTGCCAGGCATCCGGCGCGGGAATGGGTTGCGGCAGCTGTCGTTCTGAAGTAAAAGCAATACTGGAAAAAAGCCTCGCTGTTCCGGTATCTATGCCAGCGTAA
- a CDS encoding serine hydrolase, whose product MRTLTILALLLWPVLTFSQLKKKPNARLQQNLQQIVDKFKGTAGVYVQQLQTGEWAAINADTIFPTASIVKIPLLVGLFDKLEKGELGYHQTLIYRDSAKTGGSGLMQFFKDSSETEVSILAALMMAYSDNTTSLWNQQLAGGGAAVNALLEKYGLKDTRVNSRTPGREENRKIYGWGQTTPREMATLVTKIFRGEVISRASSERMYRLMTKGYYDEQALTQVPPYVQAAAKTGSVNESRSEVVLVNAPHGDYVFYIGTKNIKDQRWVADNEAVNMIREISALLWKHFEPKSKWTPVFRTDKY is encoded by the coding sequence ATGCGTACACTCACTATCCTCGCGTTGCTGCTATGGCCTGTCCTCACTTTTTCACAACTGAAGAAAAAGCCGAATGCCCGTCTGCAGCAAAACCTGCAACAGATTGTCGATAAGTTTAAAGGCACCGCAGGCGTGTACGTACAACAGTTACAGACCGGCGAATGGGCAGCCATCAATGCGGACACCATCTTCCCCACTGCCAGCATCGTTAAAATCCCGTTGCTGGTGGGCCTGTTCGACAAACTGGAAAAAGGAGAACTGGGATACCACCAAACACTGATATACCGCGACTCTGCCAAAACCGGCGGCTCCGGACTAATGCAGTTTTTCAAAGACAGCTCCGAAACGGAGGTAAGTATACTGGCAGCGTTAATGATGGCTTACAGCGATAATACCACCTCGCTCTGGAACCAGCAGCTGGCCGGCGGTGGCGCCGCTGTCAACGCACTATTGGAAAAATACGGCTTAAAAGATACCCGCGTTAATTCCCGCACACCGGGACGTGAGGAAAACAGGAAAATATATGGCTGGGGACAGACAACGCCCCGTGAGATGGCTACCCTGGTCACTAAAATTTTCCGGGGAGAAGTGATCAGCCGCGCTTCCAGCGAACGGATGTACCGGCTGATGACCAAAGGATACTACGACGAACAGGCCCTCACCCAGGTCCCGCCCTATGTACAGGCCGCTGCCAAAACAGGTTCCGTCAACGAGTCACGCTCGGAAGTGGTGCTTGTCAACGCCCCCCACGGCGACTACGTTTTCTACATCGGCACCAAAAACATCAAAGACCAGCGTTGGGTGGCCGACAATGAGGCAGTCAACATGATCCGGGAAATTTCCGCCCTCCTCTGGAAACACTTTGAACCCAAAAGCAAATGGACACCCGTTTTCCGGACCGATAAATACTAA
- a CDS encoding alginate export family protein — protein sequence MKKWFYGGIPWMLPGLLLSQQGYGQFTLGAQLRTRTELRDGQGAPKTRGASPAFFTSQRTRLMAGLNSYRLKLGLTVQDIRVWGQDASTINRTTTPDNNGFMLHEAWAEILLTDTLSKDRRLSLKIGRQELVYDDSRLLGNLDWLQQGRRHDAALLKYETAAWTAHAGLAFNQNKENASGTVYNPLPTGNYPGNTNGGPAYKSLEFLYVSRRFQQGSLSFLFLADQFSAFQIDTTVSPAQKKWQAGVYSRMTTGLYYTGQHDRLLWTAAGYYQGGTNANGQTVSGALLSGYLQQGWGRQLSTGLGADFTTPDFDPLYGTPHKFWGYMDYFYVASPFAGKGLQDYYLRAKWKAGSRFTAGADVHAFFSAAAIDGYNKRLGTEADITATYTLTGMIAFEAGYSHFWSTPSLAKIKQVANASGNNNWAYVTVNIHPEWRIK from the coding sequence ATGAAAAAGTGGTTTTACGGTGGCATCCCCTGGATGCTGCCCGGTCTGCTGCTGTCGCAGCAAGGCTATGGCCAGTTTACGTTAGGCGCCCAGCTGCGTACCCGCACCGAACTGCGCGACGGGCAGGGCGCCCCCAAGACCCGGGGCGCTTCCCCCGCCTTTTTTACTTCCCAGCGTACCCGTCTCATGGCCGGCCTGAACAGCTACCGCCTCAAACTGGGACTTACGGTACAGGATATACGCGTCTGGGGACAGGACGCCTCCACTATTAACCGCACCACCACTCCGGACAACAACGGCTTTATGCTGCATGAAGCCTGGGCAGAGATACTGCTTACAGACACCCTGTCGAAGGACCGCCGCCTGTCGCTGAAGATTGGCCGGCAGGAACTCGTATACGACGACAGCCGGCTGCTGGGCAACCTCGACTGGCTACAACAGGGCCGCCGCCACGACGCAGCCCTCCTGAAATATGAAACCGCCGCCTGGACCGCACACGCGGGGCTGGCGTTTAACCAGAACAAAGAAAACGCCTCCGGAACGGTATACAACCCGTTGCCCACCGGTAACTATCCGGGTAATACCAACGGCGGTCCCGCCTATAAAAGCCTGGAGTTTTTATACGTGTCGCGCAGGTTTCAGCAGGGAAGCCTTTCCTTCCTTTTCCTGGCCGACCAGTTCTCCGCATTTCAGATAGACACGACCGTTAGCCCGGCACAGAAAAAATGGCAGGCGGGGGTGTACAGCCGCATGACGACAGGATTATACTATACCGGTCAGCACGACCGCCTGCTGTGGACGGCCGCCGGTTACTACCAGGGCGGTACTAACGCTAACGGGCAAACGGTCAGCGGCGCATTGCTCTCAGGGTACCTGCAGCAGGGGTGGGGCCGGCAGTTGAGCACCGGCCTGGGCGCCGACTTTACCACGCCCGATTTTGATCCGCTCTATGGTACGCCGCATAAGTTCTGGGGATATATGGACTATTTCTATGTCGCTAGTCCCTTTGCCGGTAAAGGACTACAGGATTACTACCTCCGGGCGAAGTGGAAAGCCGGCAGCCGCTTTACAGCCGGCGCCGACGTACATGCGTTCTTCAGCGCCGCCGCTATTGACGGCTACAATAAAAGACTAGGCACCGAAGCCGATATAACAGCAACGTATACGCTTACCGGTATGATCGCTTTTGAAGCCGGTTACAGCCATTTCTGGAGCACGCCTTCCCTGGCGAAGATAAAACAGGTCGCTAACGCATCCGGTAATAATAACTGGGCGTACGTGACCGTCAATATCCATCCTGAATGGCGGATCAAATAA
- a CDS encoding MFS transporter — MPALDKLNIFRIDSVQMRTFHITWLMFFVCFFGWFGLAPLMPTIREDMGLSKAQIGNIMIASVSGTIIARLLIGRLCDLWGPRKTAVRLLLLGSLPVFLVGLSKDYTSFLLFRLAISVIGGAFVITQFHTSLMFAANIKGTANAIAGGWGNLGGGVTNMVMPLIFAAIVGLGYTKGEAWRYAMVLPGLMMLGVAWLYYRYTQDTPEGNFDTLPRTAKADSIDWSVLRDWRIWMLTIAYGMCFGMEITFDNVAALHFVDTFHLSQSSAGFWAGVFGFMNLFARALGGIAADKAGAKAGIKGKGWLLAAMLLLEGAGLLLFARAGSLGMAIVAMLSFALFLKMANGVTYGIVPFLSRRNAGLINGIVGAGGNIGGMLFGFLFKSEHITYIEAFSYIGVIVMAVGGLVLFTRFAPKAEMTVVTTEDAPVVIS; from the coding sequence ATGCCCGCACTCGATAAACTCAATATATTCCGTATAGACTCCGTACAGATGCGGACTTTTCATATTACCTGGCTGATGTTTTTTGTTTGTTTTTTCGGATGGTTTGGCCTGGCGCCGCTGATGCCCACCATCCGGGAAGACATGGGACTCAGCAAAGCGCAGATCGGCAATATCATGATTGCCTCTGTGTCGGGCACTATCATCGCCCGGCTGCTGATCGGCCGTCTCTGTGACCTGTGGGGGCCGCGTAAAACGGCTGTCCGACTGCTGCTGCTGGGATCGCTGCCGGTTTTCCTTGTGGGGCTATCAAAAGATTATACCTCTTTTTTACTTTTTCGTTTAGCCATCAGTGTGATAGGCGGCGCATTTGTCATCACGCAGTTTCATACGTCCCTCATGTTTGCCGCCAACATCAAAGGCACGGCCAATGCCATCGCGGGCGGATGGGGCAACCTTGGCGGTGGCGTCACCAATATGGTGATGCCGCTGATCTTTGCGGCTATCGTCGGTCTCGGCTATACGAAAGGAGAAGCCTGGCGTTACGCCATGGTCCTGCCGGGCCTTATGATGCTGGGCGTGGCATGGTTGTACTACCGCTATACACAGGACACGCCGGAAGGTAACTTTGATACACTGCCACGTACCGCAAAAGCAGACAGCATCGACTGGAGCGTGTTGCGTGACTGGCGTATCTGGATGCTCACCATTGCCTACGGGATGTGTTTTGGCATGGAGATCACCTTTGATAATGTGGCGGCATTACACTTCGTAGACACTTTCCATTTATCACAAAGCAGCGCCGGATTCTGGGCCGGCGTCTTCGGGTTTATGAATCTTTTTGCCCGTGCGCTGGGCGGCATCGCGGCAGATAAAGCCGGCGCCAAAGCCGGTATCAAAGGCAAAGGCTGGCTGCTGGCGGCGATGTTGCTGCTGGAAGGCGCCGGGCTGCTGTTATTTGCCCGTGCGGGTTCACTGGGCATGGCCATCGTGGCGATGCTGAGTTTTGCCCTGTTCCTTAAAATGGCCAACGGCGTGACCTATGGCATCGTGCCTTTTCTCAGCCGGCGCAATGCGGGGCTGATCAACGGTATCGTAGGCGCCGGTGGTAACATCGGCGGTATGCTGTTCGGCTTTTTGTTTAAGTCGGAGCATATCACGTACATCGAAGCATTCAGTTATATCGGCGTGATAGTGATGGCAGTAGGCGGACTGGTACTTTTTACCCGGTTTGCACCGAAAGCGGAAATGACTGTTGTGACTACGGAAGATGCGCCGGTAGTGATTTCCTGA